Sequence from the Marinobacter antarcticus genome:
TGAATAGGAATAGCCGTTAATCGCAAGCAGGGTTTGTCCTTTCAGGGATCCTATGCCCTGGTATTTCCATTGGCTGGCAGCATTGGTGTACAGATTTGTTTGTGAGAGCCCGATGGGCTCCTGAGGAAAAACAAAATCCGGAGCGTCCCCTGTAAACGCCCCTGCCACTGCATCTATGCGGCCTTCTCTGGCCAGCTGAATAGCCCGCGCCCAGCTTACATTCAGGTATTCGATATCGTATCCAGCTGCCGCGAAGACCTCCCTTGCCATGTCTATGGAATATCCTTCGCGGGCAGAGCCAGTCAGGCAGTTATGGGGGCACCAGGGGTCTGCAGCAATAACAATGGTAAATTCGTCCCGGCTTTTGGCCTGGGCTTTATCCGATGGCAGAGTGACTTGTACAGGGCTTCCGACCGGCTGCTCTTCCGACGGTGAGCAGCCGGTCAGGCTAATAAGAAATGCAATCAGGA
This genomic interval carries:
- a CDS encoding substrate-binding periplasmic protein; this translates as MPRAVLIAFLISLTGCSPSEEQPVGSPVQVTLPSDKAQAKSRDEFTIVIAADPWCPHNCLTGSAREGYSIDMAREVFAAAGYDIEYLNVSWARAIQLAREGRIDAVAGAFTGDAPDFVFPQEPIGLSQTNLYTNAASQWKYQGIGSLKGQTLLAINGYSYSPELDAYIERNLNDPNYVWILSGPAPLDRAISLLDQRRADVFVEDELVMNWALQTQSNLPPPRNAGKFYQAPVFIAFSPTNPKAEELAKVLSDGTRELRQSGRLSEIMASYGLPLLSVD